One region of Dokdonia sp. 4H-3-7-5 genomic DNA includes:
- a CDS encoding TonB-dependent receptor has protein sequence MKFYLWLSIALLSITSTAQECTYTLSGYIIDLHDNEVLSGATIIVAGSEDAVMTDSLGKYVITGLCTNNYTLQVSHPACKTQIVKVDVNSNTTRNINMEHHLESLGDVEVVAHAHKSKSRTATEAIVNHDFLESNSAASLGDALKSLSGVTSLNTGNSVVKPVIQGLHSSRVVLITEGTRLQDQEWGVEHAPNIDVNAAGEVTVIKGAAGLQYGGDAIGGTIIIEPEQVPVKDTIFGRTIITGATNGRGGSITTSLIKSYNNGWYGGINGTLKRFGDAEAPDYVLSNTALSEKDISVRLGVNKYRYGVEGSYSIFDKESGILRSSHVGNASDLSVAINSQEPFVVEPFTYDIEAPRQEVTHQIAKLKSFYRFDNFGKLSAQVDYQRNNRLEFDIRRDSDDLRPSIDLQLETFGGKIDFDYTADNSINAKVGVSGNYQDHFPDPSTGVRRLIPDYQAFDFGVYALGSKNFGKWTLEAGARFDYNRINAEKFYATSLWEDRGYDVQFPQFEREEFQNQIFVKPEFEYHNFSATAGASYEVNDATTVSLNYALASRSPNVSELFSDGLHQSAARIELGDLSFNQEVANKISLNFTRSTDTWSFTIAPFANFIEDFILIEPTGVQQTIRGSFPVWEYRQTQARLLGFDIDNNVQVTDRFEFSNQFSLVKGKDKTLDRALINMPSASTRNTITYRIPEVNNLKLSLESNYVFRQNEFPDTNFDVFIPETNTTELVDISTPPDAYHLLNFRSSIDFAISNKSKLNVGLMVNNLFDTSYREYLNRQRYFADDLGRNVLLQLKINY, from the coding sequence ATGAAATTTTATTTATGGCTTAGCATTGCCTTGCTGAGTATTACGAGTACAGCACAAGAGTGTACCTATACCCTATCTGGTTATATTATAGACCTGCATGATAATGAAGTATTATCTGGTGCAACTATTATAGTTGCCGGGTCTGAAGATGCTGTGATGACTGATAGCCTAGGCAAATATGTTATTACAGGACTTTGTACAAACAATTACACGCTACAAGTGTCGCATCCTGCATGTAAAACTCAAATAGTAAAAGTAGATGTAAACAGCAATACTACTCGTAATATCAACATGGAACATCACCTAGAGTCACTAGGCGATGTCGAAGTTGTAGCACATGCTCATAAAAGTAAAAGTCGCACAGCGACAGAAGCTATTGTAAACCATGATTTTCTAGAAAGTAACAGTGCAGCCTCACTAGGTGATGCGCTTAAAAGTCTAAGCGGTGTCACTTCATTAAACACAGGTAACTCTGTAGTAAAACCAGTAATACAAGGACTACACTCTAGTAGGGTTGTTCTCATTACAGAAGGTACGCGTTTACAAGATCAAGAATGGGGTGTAGAACATGCGCCAAATATTGATGTGAATGCAGCTGGTGAAGTCACTGTTATTAAAGGAGCTGCCGGTTTACAATATGGCGGTGATGCTATAGGTGGTACTATAATTATAGAACCTGAGCAAGTACCTGTTAAAGACACAATTTTTGGGAGAACTATTATTACCGGCGCGACCAATGGTCGTGGAGGTTCTATTACAACTTCATTGATAAAGTCTTATAACAATGGCTGGTACGGAGGCATAAACGGGACTTTAAAACGTTTTGGAGATGCAGAAGCACCAGATTATGTATTGAGTAATACAGCACTTTCAGAGAAAGATATATCTGTACGTTTAGGAGTTAATAAATACCGTTACGGTGTGGAGGGTAGTTACTCGATTTTTGACAAAGAGTCTGGTATTTTACGCTCATCACACGTAGGTAATGCTTCAGATCTCTCGGTTGCAATAAATAGCCAAGAGCCATTTGTGGTAGAGCCATTTACATACGATATTGAGGCCCCTAGACAAGAAGTAACACACCAGATAGCAAAACTTAAATCATTCTATCGCTTTGATAACTTTGGAAAATTGAGCGCTCAAGTAGATTACCAGCGCAACAACAGACTAGAGTTTGATATACGTCGCGATAGTGATGACTTAAGACCTTCTATTGATTTACAACTAGAAACTTTTGGAGGGAAAATAGACTTTGATTATACGGCAGATAATTCCATCAATGCAAAAGTGGGAGTATCTGGTAATTATCAAGATCATTTTCCTGATCCGTCTACCGGAGTGAGAAGACTTATCCCAGATTACCAAGCTTTTGATTTTGGTGTATATGCGTTAGGTTCTAAAAACTTTGGTAAATGGACTTTAGAAGCTGGTGCTAGATTTGATTATAACCGCATCAATGCAGAAAAGTTTTATGCAACAAGCTTATGGGAAGACCGAGGTTATGATGTTCAATTCCCTCAGTTTGAGCGCGAAGAATTTCAGAATCAAATTTTTGTCAAACCTGAGTTTGAGTATCACAACTTTTCGGCAACTGCTGGAGCCTCTTATGAGGTAAATGATGCGACTACAGTTTCCTTAAACTATGCGCTGGCTTCACGGTCGCCTAATGTATCAGAATTATTTTCTGATGGATTACACCAGAGTGCTGCCCGTATAGAACTAGGTGATCTAAGTTTTAATCAAGAAGTCGCAAATAAAATTTCATTGAATTTTACAAGATCTACAGATACTTGGAGTTTTACTATTGCCCCGTTTGCAAACTTTATTGAGGATTTTATCCTTATAGAGCCTACAGGCGTACAGCAAACTATAAGAGGTAGTTTTCCTGTATGGGAGTATAGACAGACACAAGCAAGACTGTTAGGTTTTGACATAGATAACAACGTTCAGGTAACAGATCGTTTTGAATTTTCTAACCAGTTTTCACTGGTAAAAGGGAAGGATAAAACTTTAGACCGTGCTTTAATTAATATGCCTTCGGCAAGTACTCGTAATACGATTACATACCGTATTCCAGAGGTAAATAACTTAAAGCTGTCACTTGAAAGTAACTATGTATTTCGTCAAAATGAATTTCCAGATACAAATTTTGACGTTTTTATACCAGAAACAAACACTACAGAGTTAGTAGATATAAGTACACCTCCCGATGCTTATCATCTACTCAACTTTAGAAGCTCCATTGATTTTGCAATCAGTAATAAGAGTAAACTAAATGTAGGGTTAATGGTAAATAATCTATTTGACACCTCTTATAGAGAGTACTTAAATCGCCAGCGCTACTTTGCAGATGATCTAGGTAGAAATGTATTATTACAACTTAAAATTAATTATTAA
- a CDS encoding DUF6787 family protein, translating into MKDFKKRWEITQNWQFIHVVLGLIAALFSGYLIARAIYIPAYETSVPIATILLSLPITFLIIWITLWLFKKLYSRWGVTYRWELIAIFLAFAVTGSTAGRISNPLMELIGLGKDATNGWIYWPVRILLIFPIYQVLLVIFGWIFGQYAFFKAFATKMVSRMGLGFLFSKKA; encoded by the coding sequence ATGAAAGACTTTAAAAAACGCTGGGAAATCACTCAAAATTGGCAGTTTATTCATGTGGTACTTGGATTAATTGCCGCTCTTTTCTCAGGATACTTAATAGCAAGAGCTATTTATATTCCTGCCTATGAAACATCAGTTCCCATAGCCACTATATTACTTAGCTTGCCTATTACATTCTTAATTATATGGATAACGCTTTGGCTATTTAAAAAACTATATTCACGATGGGGAGTGACGTATCGCTGGGAACTTATCGCTATATTTTTAGCATTTGCGGTTACTGGATCTACTGCTGGACGTATTTCAAACCCCTTAATGGAACTTATAGGTTTAGGAAAAGACGCTACAAATGGATGGATTTATTGGCCTGTTAGAATCTTGTTAATTTTTCCCATTTATCAAGTTCTTTTGGTGATATTTGGATGGATATTTGGTCAGTATGCGTTCTTCAAAGCGTTCGCTACTAAAATGGTCTCAAGAATGGGACTAGGATTTTTATTTTCAAAGAAAGCTTGA
- a CDS encoding DUF6146 family protein translates to MKKIIYLAILTATIIGCATTSGTKDIGNTADNTSDTVRIANDSLEYEIIIIEPGFNTWLVTQRPRGFYGQFFLENKNRFYVTEYNNRVNNISQYDPNLYIQRIDYNSNTDYGYEVNYLLYNWFEFFQERNNQKLR, encoded by the coding sequence ATGAAAAAGATAATTTACTTAGCAATTCTTACCGCAACCATAATAGGTTGCGCAACTACAAGTGGTACAAAAGATATAGGCAATACTGCAGATAATACATCAGACACAGTACGCATTGCAAATGACAGCCTAGAATATGAAATTATTATTATAGAACCAGGGTTTAATACATGGCTAGTTACACAAAGACCTAGAGGGTTTTATGGGCAGTTTTTCTTAGAAAATAAAAATAGGTTTTATGTCACTGAATATAACAACAGAGTAAATAACATATCACAATACGACCCTAATCTATACATCCAGCGCATAGATTACAATTCTAATACCGATTATGGGTATGAAGTTAATTACCTATTATATAATTGGTTTGAATTTTTCCAAGAACGCAACAATCAGAAACTACGATAA
- a CDS encoding DUF937 domain-containing protein: MAGLLDLLNSDIGKSLISGASAKSGQSEGATAQVLSMALPVLMGAMKKNVQTPEGAAGLMGALSGKHSGGILDQLGDLMGNGGPSDDVVNDGAGILGHLLGNKQPAVENALSSKSGVDAGSVAQILKVAAPILMGVLGKQTKENNVSDGTGMSALLGSMLGGQPQENQSLITTLLDADGDGSILDDVAGMVLGSNKKQGGIGGLLGGLFGK, encoded by the coding sequence ATGGCAGGATTATTAGATTTATTAAATAGTGATATAGGAAAATCTCTTATTAGCGGAGCAAGTGCAAAGTCAGGACAATCTGAAGGTGCAACTGCACAGGTTTTAAGCATGGCACTTCCAGTACTTATGGGAGCTATGAAGAAAAACGTACAGACACCAGAAGGAGCAGCTGGTTTAATGGGCGCTTTATCAGGAAAACACAGTGGTGGTATTTTAGACCAACTTGGAGACCTTATGGGTAACGGAGGACCTAGTGATGACGTAGTAAATGATGGTGCTGGAATTTTAGGACACCTTTTAGGAAACAAACAACCTGCTGTTGAAAATGCATTGAGTAGCAAGTCTGGTGTAGATGCCGGGTCTGTAGCTCAAATATTAAAAGTTGCTGCGCCTATACTTATGGGAGTATTGGGAAAGCAAACTAAAGAAAATAACGTAAGTGATGGTACTGGTATGAGTGCACTACTAGGCAGCATGCTAGGTGGTCAACCTCAAGAAAACCAAAGCTTAATCACTACCCTACTAGATGCAGATGGAGATGGAAGCATCTTAGATGACGTAGCAGGAATGGTACTAGGAAGCAATAAAAAACAAGGTGGTATAGGAGGCCTTCTAGGAGGACTTTTTGGAAAATAA